In one Candidatus Bipolaricaulota bacterium genomic region, the following are encoded:
- a CDS encoding MFS transporter: MRKTFISLFIAVSVAMIGVGIIAPILPLYAETFSATGVSIGLVIAAFSLSRSLLGPILGRISDRIGRKRMLVAGLAGYAVVSILYAIASSLWQLGLFRLIQGGASVMVTPIAQAYIGDITPPGKEGRYMNGFYSAMFLGMALGPLLGGSLSAAFSYQAAFYGMGALSTIALLLVARTVPADHARRDERCAETEIVPLREVISNDGVKAICIYVATRGFWRQGFNTFYPLFAAASAGLGEASIGLVLSVYMLGGGLLQIPFGFLADRFPRFPQIILGSVGAPLLLLAVPFIHRVGGIVGTMFAIGALSALSRASILAFRTELGRTHGMGTLAGLQGSAFAAGQMIGPPASGLIADAFGLSAVFPFGSAVGLIGSGLVLVWLRRWRRGGFTGVLG, from the coding sequence ATGCGGAAAACGTTCATCAGCCTGTTCATCGCCGTGTCCGTCGCCATGATCGGGGTGGGGATCATCGCTCCGATCCTCCCCCTCTACGCCGAGACGTTCTCCGCCACCGGGGTATCGATCGGCCTTGTGATCGCAGCGTTCTCCCTATCTCGCAGCCTGCTCGGGCCGATCCTCGGTCGCATCTCCGACCGGATCGGGCGGAAGCGGATGCTCGTCGCTGGTCTGGCTGGGTATGCTGTCGTCTCCATCCTGTACGCCATCGCTTCGAGCTTGTGGCAGCTCGGCCTGTTTCGCCTCATCCAGGGAGGGGCGTCGGTGATGGTGACCCCGATCGCCCAGGCCTACATCGGGGACATCACCCCACCGGGGAAGGAGGGGCGGTACATGAACGGGTTCTACTCCGCGATGTTCCTCGGGATGGCGCTCGGCCCGCTCCTCGGCGGGAGCCTGAGTGCGGCATTCTCGTACCAAGCGGCGTTTTACGGGATGGGAGCGCTGAGCACGATCGCGCTCCTCCTCGTGGCTCGGACCGTTCCGGCTGACCACGCCCGGCGCGATGAGCGCTGTGCCGAGACGGAGATCGTCCCCCTGCGGGAGGTGATAAGCAACGACGGGGTAAAGGCGATCTGCATCTACGTCGCCACGCGCGGGTTCTGGCGGCAGGGGTTCAACACGTTCTATCCCCTGTTCGCGGCAGCGAGCGCCGGACTGGGGGAGGCGAGCATCGGGCTGGTCCTGTCGGTGTACATGCTCGGGGGAGGACTCCTTCAGATCCCGTTTGGATTCCTCGCCGACCGCTTCCCCCGCTTCCCTCAGATCATCCTCGGGAGCGTCGGCGCCCCTCTCCTCCTCCTCGCCGTCCCGTTCATCCATCGGGTGGGAGGGATCGTAGGGACGATGTTCGCGATCGGGGCGCTCTCGGCCCTGTCGCGGGCGTCGATCCTCGCGTTCCGCACCGAGCTCGGCCGGACGCACGGAATGGGGACCCTGGCCGGGTTGCAGGGATCGGCGTTCGCCGCCGGCCAGATGATCGGACCTCCTGCCTCCGGACTGATCGCCGATGCGTTCGGACTGTCCGCCGTCTTCCCGTTCGGGAGCGCCGTCGGCCTCATCGGATCAGGGCTCGTCCTCGTGTGGCTCCGCCGCTGGCGCCGGGGCGGGTTCACAGGAGTCCTTGGATGA